The following proteins are encoded in a genomic region of Candidatus Binataceae bacterium:
- a CDS encoding xanthine dehydrogenase family protein molybdopterin-binding subunit codes for MASLVSIGQAVGHVEGPAKVTGHTLYSADVILPGMAWAKCLRSSFPHARIKSINTAPARALAGVHAVVTGADLPDVRIGRFYLDIPLLARDKVRFVGEKVAAVVADTPEIAEAALRLIEVEYEELPAVFDALEAMKPGAPILHDSAPAHPKPPAGHEEVHISPPIPNVLSQVFYRHGDIKAGFAQAARIFEHVFYVPPVHQGYIEPHACAVGIRPDGKIDVWLSNKMPFVARHQLAVAFDVPDERIRVNAVSIGGDFGGKGSLMDTALCYYLASRSHRPVKMVMNYTEELMAGNPRHTGHFIFRTGVDSAGRITARYARTLFNCGAYGSFIPAHTLHGAHHAGGSYRIPNIEIESLRVYTNTVPRGHMRSPGAPQTIFAVETHMDMIAAELGMNPMDFRRLNVLSEGDVAPLGERWRHVAGKETLEAAAKAAGWGTPKGKNVGRGVAMYDRPPGANGQSTATVTVDAKGRVTLLTGAPDTGTGSYTVLGQLVAEELCVPLSQVSVVHGSTDEASWEQGPGGSRFTHTGGKAAYEACQKVRQALLELAGEHLGCTAAQVSLKAAQFSTPEGKSVSLAGLMEWAAAKGKAPVSGAGVYNPAPVDVTAFAAQIAEVEVDPETGQVTLRKLVTAHDVGTIINPLTHQGQIEGGAVQGIGQALIEHLVVRDGQVTNVHLGDYKLPTAKDIPELQTVLVPTDSGLAPHQGKAIGEHSNVSTPAAIANAVYDAVGVRLMDLPITAEKVYAGLRAKESHQ; via the coding sequence ATGGCAAGTCTAGTCAGTATCGGGCAGGCCGTGGGGCATGTCGAAGGGCCCGCCAAGGTTACCGGTCATACCCTGTACAGTGCTGACGTTATCCTGCCTGGGATGGCGTGGGCCAAATGTCTGCGCAGCTCTTTTCCTCATGCCCGGATCAAATCGATCAACACCGCGCCCGCCCGCGCGCTGGCCGGCGTCCATGCAGTGGTGACCGGAGCGGACTTACCCGATGTGCGTATCGGCCGCTTCTACCTGGATATTCCCCTGCTGGCGCGAGACAAGGTGCGCTTCGTGGGCGAGAAAGTCGCCGCTGTGGTCGCGGACACCCCGGAAATCGCCGAAGCCGCGCTGCGTCTGATCGAAGTCGAATATGAGGAGCTGCCGGCGGTCTTTGACGCACTGGAAGCGATGAAGCCTGGAGCGCCGATACTTCACGATAGCGCGCCAGCCCATCCCAAGCCGCCCGCTGGCCATGAGGAAGTGCATATCAGCCCACCGATTCCCAATGTTTTGAGCCAGGTCTTCTACCGCCATGGCGACATCAAGGCGGGATTTGCCCAAGCGGCACGCATTTTCGAGCACGTGTTTTATGTGCCGCCGGTCCATCAGGGCTATATCGAGCCGCACGCCTGCGCGGTGGGTATCCGGCCCGACGGCAAAATCGATGTCTGGCTGTCCAACAAGATGCCCTTCGTGGCCCGCCATCAACTCGCTGTGGCCTTCGACGTGCCCGACGAACGGATTCGGGTAAACGCCGTCTCGATCGGGGGCGATTTCGGCGGCAAGGGCTCTTTGATGGATACAGCGCTGTGCTACTACCTGGCCAGCCGTTCGCACCGCCCGGTCAAGATGGTGATGAATTACACCGAGGAACTGATGGCGGGAAATCCGCGTCACACCGGTCATTTCATCTTCCGCACCGGGGTGGACAGCGCCGGACGAATTACCGCGCGCTACGCCCGCACATTGTTCAATTGCGGCGCCTACGGCTCCTTCATCCCGGCCCATACCCTGCATGGCGCCCATCATGCCGGCGGTTCCTATCGCATCCCCAATATCGAGATCGAATCGCTGCGGGTTTACACCAATACCGTACCGCGCGGCCATATGCGCTCGCCCGGCGCGCCGCAAACGATTTTCGCGGTCGAGACCCACATGGACATGATCGCGGCGGAATTGGGCATGAACCCAATGGATTTCCGCCGCCTCAATGTTTTGAGCGAGGGCGATGTGGCGCCGCTGGGCGAGCGCTGGCGCCATGTCGCCGGCAAGGAGACCCTCGAAGCAGCGGCCAAGGCGGCCGGGTGGGGCACGCCCAAAGGCAAAAACGTCGGGCGCGGGGTGGCGATGTACGACCGCCCGCCAGGGGCCAACGGACAATCCACCGCGACCGTCACCGTCGACGCCAAGGGGCGGGTCACGCTGCTGACCGGCGCGCCCGATACCGGCACCGGCTCCTATACCGTGCTGGGTCAGCTTGTGGCTGAGGAGCTGTGCGTGCCGCTGTCCCAGGTCAGCGTGGTGCATGGTTCCACCGATGAGGCGAGCTGGGAACAGGGACCCGGCGGCAGTCGCTTCACCCACACCGGGGGCAAGGCGGCCTACGAAGCCTGTCAGAAGGTTCGCCAGGCGTTGTTAGAACTGGCAGGCGAACATCTGGGATGCACCGCCGCGCAGGTGAGTCTGAAGGCGGCCCAATTCTCCACGCCCGAGGGCAAGAGCGTCAGCTTGGCGGGGCTGATGGAGTGGGCGGCAGCGAAGGGCAAGGCACCCGTCAGTGGCGCCGGGGTGTACAATCCCGCGCCCGTCGATGTTACGGCTTTTGCCGCCCAGATAGCCGAGGTTGAGGTCGACCCCGAAACCGGCCAGGTCACGCTGCGCAAGCTGGTAACGGCGCACGACGTCGGCACGATTATCAATCCGCTGACCCATCAAGGTCAGATCGAAGGCGGCGCGGTGCAGGGGATCGGCCAGGCCCTGATAGAGCATCTGGTGGTGCGCGACGGCCAAGTGACCAACGTCCATTTGGGCGATTACAAGCTGCCTACCGCCAAGGATATTCCCGAGTTGCAAACCGTCCTGGTCCCCACCGACAGCGGTCTGGCACCGCATCAGGGCAAGGCAATCGGTGAGCATTCCAATGTCTCGACGCCTGCCGCGATCGCCAATGCCGTTTACGATGCGGTCGGAGTGCGGCTGATGGACTTGCCGATCACGGCCGAAAAGGTCTATGCAGGGCTGCGTGCCAAGGAGAGCCATCAATGA
- a CDS encoding cupredoxin domain-containing protein: MKRILQPMPCLRFALVPLTMLALAAVIPAAAAATDSEPIQLRYDHHSFSPLTVTVPAGRPLTIKVMNASRETIEFESFKLNRERAIEPGQAISVRLPALSSGKYDFYDDFHQDVPQGTIVAR, from the coding sequence ATGAAGAGGATCCTTCAGCCGATGCCCTGTTTACGCTTTGCTCTAGTTCCTTTGACGATGCTGGCGCTGGCCGCTGTGATTCCCGCGGCGGCTGCGGCGACTGATTCAGAGCCAATCCAATTGCGCTACGACCATCACAGCTTTAGCCCGCTGACGGTAACTGTACCTGCCGGCCGCCCGCTGACCATCAAAGTGATGAACGCCAGCAGGGAGACGATAGAGTTCGAAAGCTTCAAGCTAAATCGCGAACGGGCAATCGAGCCGGGCCAAGCGATCAGCGTGCGGCTGCCCGCCTTAAGCTCGGGTAAATACGATTTTTACGACGATTTCCATCAGGACGTGCCTCAAGGGACCATCGTCGCCCGCTAA
- a CDS encoding MFS transporter, which produces MKQQAKGAWLVMSALVAIMILVAGPALVTLGVFLTPLIRTFHWSHAQVSLLAFASAATGGIVAPLVGWLIDKIGARWVIGAGLVMMGLGYWLASWCNSINPMVASFALWGAGGMLVNLLPIMVVAVNWFGARRGFAGGVVFISLGFGMTIWPLILTWLIAHVGWRLAMRWESLPVLLIVLPWVLAVVRTRPAIAEARTTAEEVAALPGLDFGPALATLAFWLVLAADLLWNTAFQSVIVHSITYMIYLGFTPEHAALIFSAQTMMSGLGAIPLGMLADRVGVRKVISFSLVSVAIGILGLCGFSVPNLRPYLVPVYILFWGTTAGAVFPLLPILLAEVLGLRRFGSLSGIVRCTSAFAMALGPMWSGWVYDRTGSYVPAFEVASAVMLVAVLAVVLVRPAKGCDEVPVAAAVSVAG; this is translated from the coding sequence ATGAAGCAACAAGCCAAGGGCGCATGGCTGGTGATGTCGGCTCTGGTCGCCATCATGATTCTGGTCGCCGGACCGGCCTTGGTCACCCTGGGCGTTTTTCTCACTCCGCTTATCCGTACCTTTCACTGGTCGCACGCCCAGGTCTCCTTACTGGCTTTTGCCAGCGCGGCCACCGGCGGCATCGTCGCTCCGCTGGTGGGATGGCTCATCGACAAGATCGGCGCGCGCTGGGTGATTGGAGCTGGTTTGGTGATGATGGGACTGGGGTATTGGTTGGCGAGTTGGTGCAACTCGATCAATCCGATGGTCGCCTCCTTCGCTTTATGGGGAGCCGGCGGGATGCTGGTCAACCTGTTGCCGATCATGGTGGTAGCGGTCAACTGGTTCGGCGCTCGGCGCGGCTTCGCCGGCGGCGTAGTCTTCATCTCGCTGGGTTTCGGGATGACCATCTGGCCGCTGATTTTAACTTGGCTTATCGCACACGTGGGCTGGCGCTTGGCGATGCGCTGGGAGAGCCTGCCGGTTCTGCTGATTGTGCTGCCCTGGGTGCTGGCGGTGGTACGCACCCGGCCGGCGATCGCCGAGGCACGCACCACCGCGGAAGAAGTTGCCGCGCTTCCCGGTCTCGATTTCGGGCCAGCGCTGGCTACCCTGGCCTTCTGGCTGGTGTTGGCGGCGGACCTGCTGTGGAACACCGCCTTTCAGTCGGTGATCGTCCATTCCATTACCTACATGATCTACCTGGGCTTCACCCCCGAGCATGCCGCGCTCATCTTCAGCGCGCAGACCATGATGAGCGGCTTGGGCGCGATTCCGCTGGGAATGCTGGCGGATCGGGTTGGCGTGCGCAAAGTGATTTCTTTCTCGCTGGTCAGTGTTGCGATCGGAATCCTGGGGCTATGTGGCTTCAGCGTGCCAAATCTGCGTCCGTACCTGGTCCCGGTTTATATCCTGTTCTGGGGGACGACGGCAGGCGCGGTCTTCCCCTTGTTGCCCATTCTGCTGGCCGAAGTCCTAGGACTGCGCCGTTTTGGTTCGCTCAGTGGGATCGTCCGCTGTACCTCGGCCTTCGCGATGGCGCTGGGGCCGATGTGGTCGGGCTGGGTTTATGATCGCACCGGGAGCTACGTGCCCGCTTTTGAGGTCGCTTCGGCGGTGATGCTCGTAGCCGTTCTGGCGGTGGTGCTGGTGCGTCCCGCCAAAGGGTGTGACGAGGTGCCGGTGGCGGCCGCGGTCAGCGTCGCTGGCTGA
- a CDS encoding xanthine dehydrogenase family protein subunit M, with protein MNSFTYIEPAAVGEALAALAQYGDEAKLIAGGTGLINLMKQQLVQPSYLIGLRRLPLTTIAGNGELRLGALATLRALENSDLVRRQAPMLAQAIHLVATVRIRTQATIGGAVSHADPAQDTPPALLALDARVKIRSQRGEREVALDQFFTGYYETVLQPDELVTEVIVPAQPAGSSAVYLKFLPQTHDDYATVAVAARVALTGGKLSNVRVALGAAGSTPIRARAVEDALINQVPTLKTLREAAALVAGAVDPTSDFRGSSSYKRDMAVVFVRRALEQALTQAGHKVA; from the coding sequence ATGAACTCCTTTACCTATATCGAACCTGCCGCGGTGGGCGAAGCGCTTGCCGCCCTGGCCCAATACGGCGACGAGGCCAAGCTTATCGCCGGTGGCACGGGATTGATCAATCTGATGAAGCAGCAGTTGGTGCAGCCCAGCTACCTGATCGGGCTGCGCCGCCTGCCTCTAACTACCATCGCCGGCAACGGCGAGCTACGCCTGGGTGCGCTGGCCACGCTGCGTGCGCTGGAAAACTCTGACTTGGTTCGGCGCCAGGCGCCGATGCTGGCGCAGGCGATCCATCTGGTCGCCACAGTGCGTATTCGCACCCAGGCCACGATCGGCGGCGCGGTATCGCACGCCGACCCGGCTCAAGATACTCCGCCCGCCTTGCTGGCACTCGATGCGCGAGTAAAAATCCGCTCGCAGCGGGGCGAACGTGAGGTAGCGCTGGATCAATTCTTCACCGGCTATTATGAAACCGTGCTGCAGCCCGACGAGCTGGTCACCGAGGTGATCGTTCCGGCCCAGCCGGCGGGCAGCAGCGCCGTGTATTTGAAGTTTCTCCCCCAGACTCACGACGATTATGCCACCGTGGCGGTAGCCGCGCGGGTTGCGCTGACCGGTGGCAAGCTGAGCAACGTGAGGGTGGCACTGGGCGCCGCAGGCTCCACGCCGATTCGCGCCCGCGCCGTGGAGGACGCCTTGATCAACCAGGTCCCTACCCTAAAAACCCTGCGCGAAGCCGCGGCGCTGGTCGCAGGCGCGGTTGATCCGACCTCCGATTTTCGCGGCTCGTCCAGCTATAAGCGTGACATGGCGGTGGTGTTCGTGCGCCGTGCCCTGGAGCAGGCTTTGACTCAGGCGGGACACAAGGTGGCATGA
- a CDS encoding (2Fe-2S)-binding protein has protein sequence MKKISLRVNGQAQSREVPDNRLLIDFLRYDLALTGTKEGCSVGVCGACTVLLNGQPVSSCLTLAVMAEGAEVTTIEGLAHGDQLDPLQQAFIDYGGFQCGICTPGQIMAAKALLNSNPHPSKAEIQDWMMGNLCRCTGYYKIIESIQAAAEGKVRV, from the coding sequence ATGAAGAAAATTTCGCTGCGGGTAAACGGCCAGGCGCAAAGCCGCGAAGTCCCCGACAATCGGCTACTAATTGATTTTTTGCGCTACGACTTGGCCTTGACCGGAACCAAGGAAGGCTGCAGCGTGGGCGTGTGTGGCGCCTGCACGGTGCTGCTCAACGGCCAGCCGGTAAGCTCCTGCCTGACTCTGGCGGTGATGGCCGAGGGCGCTGAAGTCACCACCATCGAAGGGCTAGCCCATGGTGACCAGCTCGACCCGCTGCAGCAGGCCTTCATCGATTATGGTGGCTTCCAATGTGGGATCTGCACGCCGGGCCAGATCATGGCCGCCAAGGCGTTGCTCAACAGCAATCCTCATCCCAGCAAAGCAGAGATCCAGGACTGGATGATGGGTAACCTGTGCCGGTGCACCGGTTACTATAAAATTATCGAGTCGATCCAGGCCGCGGCCGAAGGAAAGGTCCGGGTATGA
- a CDS encoding SRPBCC family protein, producing MNFKQTCTIPVARAELWRFLMDVPQMAKCVPGVEEVINEGNDQYRGRLKVKLGPISLNLQGAVAIKERDEQNWRAVAKAEAKDRRIGGGTDVSATMTLVEEAPDLTRLSIDASARFLGKLGEFGEPIIRKQTDATIAAFARNVAAHFQVTTPAPQVAAPSPVVAPAGAPAAPTVAPPPTPARMPAPAAPAPPAQPAGYWMGKVAGLGASVVLWLSVPIPPGGPPAWLRISAVTLALVVIGDLGERIVRRARHSTT from the coding sequence ATGAATTTCAAACAGACCTGTACCATTCCGGTGGCCCGGGCCGAGTTGTGGCGGTTCCTGATGGACGTGCCGCAGATGGCCAAGTGTGTGCCCGGAGTGGAAGAAGTAATCAACGAGGGTAACGATCAATATCGCGGTCGCCTCAAGGTTAAACTCGGACCGATAAGCCTGAACCTACAAGGTGCGGTCGCAATCAAGGAGCGTGACGAGCAGAATTGGCGCGCGGTGGCCAAGGCTGAAGCCAAGGATCGGCGCATCGGCGGTGGCACCGACGTAAGCGCCACCATGACCCTGGTGGAAGAAGCACCCGACTTGACCCGGCTTTCGATTGACGCCAGCGCACGCTTTTTGGGCAAGCTGGGCGAGTTCGGCGAACCGATTATTCGCAAGCAGACCGACGCCACCATCGCCGCGTTCGCGCGTAACGTCGCGGCTCACTTTCAAGTTACGACGCCAGCCCCACAAGTGGCCGCGCCATCCCCGGTCGTCGCGCCAGCGGGTGCACCAGCCGCCCCTACTGTGGCACCGCCCCCAACACCTGCCAGGATGCCTGCGCCAGCCGCCCCTGCCCCGCCGGCTCAGCCGGCTGGCTACTGGATGGGCAAAGTCGCGGGTCTAGGCGCGTCGGTGGTGTTGTGGCTGAGCGTGCCGATTCCTCCCGGAGGGCCCCCGGCGTGGCTGCGAATCAGCGCCGTAACCCTGGCCTTGGTGGTAATAGGCGATCTAGGCGAGCGGATCGTGCGCCGCGCCCGCCATTCGACGACCTGA
- a CDS encoding sigma-54 dependent transcriptional regulator: protein MKGRLLIVDDERGILVALKGLFTKEGYEVETAESGEEALAKVQAAGCHVMVTDLSLKGMSGMELLRAVHEMQPDCAVLMITAYGNQRIAVEAMKAGAEDYLPKPFDNDELRIKVANVMRRQLLRRDYNRLREQMELERGRFAGMIGQSAAMIRIFETIDKVAPTDATVLVRGESGTGKELVARAIHARSPRAARPFVAVNCAAFSRELVESELFGHEKGAFTGAVARREGKFEAADGGTLFLDEIGDMSLETQAKLLRALQEKRFERVGGNHPLAVDVRIVAATNQDLEAMSGQGRFREDLYYRIKVVEIRVPPLRHRREDIPLLAMHFLAEACQRYGTGPRTLSAEAMRACVENPWRGNVRSLKAALEQAVILSSTAEISAADLLGDPAMPADPAGEDAAAELNFRQAKEKFVRHWEREFFIRALRASGGNISRAAERAGMYRQSFQQKLRELQISLPALGLESEPQ, encoded by the coding sequence ATGAAAGGTCGTCTTCTAATCGTTGACGACGAACGCGGCATCCTGGTTGCGCTCAAGGGATTGTTCACCAAAGAGGGCTACGAGGTCGAAACGGCGGAATCGGGCGAAGAAGCGCTGGCCAAGGTGCAAGCCGCCGGTTGCCATGTGATGGTCACTGACCTCAGCCTGAAGGGGATGTCGGGGATGGAGTTGCTGCGGGCTGTGCACGAGATGCAACCCGACTGCGCGGTCTTGATGATCACCGCTTACGGCAACCAGCGCATCGCGGTGGAGGCAATGAAAGCGGGGGCGGAAGATTATCTGCCCAAGCCCTTTGACAATGATGAACTGCGCATCAAGGTGGCCAACGTGATGCGCCGCCAGCTGTTGCGGCGCGATTACAATCGCTTGCGCGAACAGATGGAACTGGAGCGTGGCCGTTTCGCCGGGATGATCGGCCAGTCGGCGGCTATGATTCGCATCTTCGAGACTATCGACAAGGTCGCGCCCACCGATGCTACCGTGCTGGTGCGCGGCGAATCGGGTACCGGCAAGGAGTTGGTGGCGCGGGCCATTCACGCCCGCAGCCCGCGCGCCGCTCGCCCCTTCGTCGCGGTTAACTGCGCCGCCTTCTCGCGCGAGCTGGTAGAAAGCGAGCTGTTCGGCCACGAAAAGGGCGCTTTCACCGGTGCGGTGGCCCGCCGCGAGGGCAAGTTTGAGGCCGCCGACGGAGGCACGCTGTTTCTGGACGAAATCGGAGATATGAGCCTGGAGACCCAGGCCAAGCTGTTGCGCGCTTTGCAGGAAAAGCGCTTCGAGCGGGTCGGCGGCAACCATCCGCTGGCGGTTGACGTGCGCATTGTTGCCGCCACCAACCAGGATTTGGAGGCGATGAGCGGACAAGGTCGCTTTCGCGAAGATCTCTACTACCGAATCAAGGTGGTCGAAATTCGGGTGCCGCCCCTGCGCCATCGACGCGAAGATATTCCCTTGCTGGCGATGCATTTTCTGGCCGAGGCCTGTCAGCGGTACGGTACCGGGCCGCGCACGCTGAGCGCCGAAGCGATGCGGGCCTGCGTGGAGAATCCCTGGCGCGGTAATGTACGCTCGCTCAAGGCGGCGCTGGAGCAGGCGGTAATTTTATCCTCGACCGCCGAGATTAGCGCAGCCGATCTGCTGGGCGACCCGGCCATGCCCGCCGACCCGGCCGGCGAGGACGCTGCGGCGGAGCTGAATTTTCGCCAAGCCAAGGAAAAATTCGTCCGTCACTGGGAGCGCGAATTTTTCATCCGCGCGTTACGCGCCAGCGGTGGAAATATCTCCCGAGCAGCCGAGCGCGCCGGGATGTATCGCCAAAGCTTTCAGCAAAAGTTGCGTGAGCTGCAAATCAGCCTGCCTGCTCTCGGCCTGGAGTCTGAGCCGCAATAA
- a CDS encoding PspA/IM30 family protein has translation MFIRRVSNLFSGKLSRWLKRREARDPEAVYEAAINERLRRYQQLKQAAAGVIFMREKLERELKQKSAELGEIQEQTLQAADLDEDGCALILIQRQHELEAENSRLRAELNQLTAEAEQAKHNLLGFKHEIDRLRREKTTMVARLRNAQARIRIQHSLEELSYEDDVRALNEVRDSIHQTLAEAGVQTELHGSEIDQKLEEIKRRAAHSRAQAELDELKRRRRLPLAPLNVFENQRVGGAVS, from the coding sequence ATGTTTATTCGGCGAGTGAGTAATCTGTTTAGCGGAAAACTGAGCCGTTGGCTCAAGCGGCGCGAAGCACGCGACCCCGAGGCCGTATACGAGGCCGCTATCAACGAGCGCCTGCGCCGCTACCAGCAGCTCAAGCAGGCGGCGGCCGGCGTGATTTTCATGCGCGAGAAATTGGAGCGCGAGCTTAAGCAAAAGAGCGCGGAGCTGGGCGAGATCCAGGAGCAAACACTGCAGGCCGCGGATCTCGATGAAGATGGCTGCGCCCTGATTCTGATCCAGCGCCAGCACGAATTGGAAGCTGAGAATTCCCGCCTGCGCGCAGAGCTTAACCAGCTCACGGCGGAGGCCGAACAGGCCAAGCATAATCTGCTCGGTTTCAAGCACGAGATCGACCGCCTGCGCCGAGAAAAGACCACCATGGTGGCGCGGCTGCGCAACGCGCAGGCCCGCATCCGCATCCAGCATTCGCTCGAAGAACTCTCCTACGAAGACGACGTGCGTGCGTTGAACGAAGTGCGCGATTCGATCCATCAGACCCTGGCCGAAGCCGGGGTACAGACTGAGCTGCACGGTTCGGAGATCGACCAGAAGCTGGAGGAGATCAAGCGCCGTGCCGCACATAGCCGGGCTCAAGCCGAGCTGGACGAGCTCAAGCGACGCCGGCGCCTGCCGCTGGCTCCGCTCAACGTGTTTGAGAACCAGCGCGTGGGCGGAGCGGTCAGCTAG
- a CDS encoding glutathione S-transferase family protein has translation MVMKLYDLCAAERERRFSPYCWRIRLALAHKGLAVETIPWRLTDKAAIAFAGSTTVPVLVDGERSVADSWAIANYLEDTYPERPSLFEGAGGRAASRMIAQWTESVVHTGLARFVMLDIYHHLDPADRDYFRRSREQRVGATLEAFCAERDRHLDDFRKSLEPLRRTLGLQKYLGGDHPLFADYLVFGAFQWARAISPYRVVEGSDPIARWREQMLDLFDGLARKAPGYPL, from the coding sequence ATGGTGATGAAGTTGTACGATCTCTGTGCGGCCGAGCGCGAGCGTCGCTTCAGCCCTTATTGCTGGCGTATCCGCCTGGCCTTGGCGCATAAGGGGCTTGCGGTTGAGACCATTCCCTGGCGGCTGACCGATAAGGCGGCGATCGCCTTTGCCGGCTCGACCACCGTGCCGGTGCTAGTGGACGGCGAGCGTAGCGTGGCCGATTCCTGGGCGATTGCCAACTATCTGGAGGACACTTACCCAGAGCGTCCTTCGCTGTTCGAGGGTGCGGGCGGCCGTGCCGCCAGCCGAATGATCGCGCAATGGACCGAGAGCGTGGTTCATACTGGGCTGGCACGCTTCGTGATGCTCGACATCTACCATCACCTCGATCCCGCCGACCGCGATTACTTTCGTCGCTCGCGCGAGCAGCGGGTGGGCGCAACTTTGGAAGCCTTTTGCGCGGAACGTGACCGCCATCTGGATGACTTTCGCAAGAGCCTGGAACCACTGCGCCGAACCCTGGGATTGCAGAAATACCTGGGTGGTGACCATCCCTTGTTCGCTGATTACCTGGTTTTTGGTGCCTTCCAATGGGCGCGCGCGATTAGCCCCTACAGAGTGGTGGAAGGCTCCGACCCGATCGCGAGATGGCGCGAGCAGATGCTGGATTTGTTCGACGGTCTGGCACGGAAGGCACCCGGCTACCCGCTGTAA